The proteins below come from a single Rhodococcus sp. WMMA185 genomic window:
- a CDS encoding Ig-like domain-containing protein translates to MFDKNIRRVIGGISAVAVTAGLAVTVGAGTASAASETITWTNSNTKFTRTISDVNPSEGDIITSKTKLERSAALEYIYRVWDYHPPCLTVESAKVDGKSQKLESWGDDWAKVEGSWVVQPLIGTKSRTFEFSYRVGADCDRNTLLTTGVKYEGSLIHRDQIFKDKGPHINVRMNSTSTDLAAPTDMQLGESTLLAATVTGGAQGDSVEFYDGNAKIGAAQLGSDLVATINWTASTTGNHSLSARFLATSKAEGSQSPVKNVSVSQTDIVSTTGLAPVVGAQVGQSTVLRATVSPTGPGGTVEFKDGGTTLGNVPVDDNGAATYTWVPSTSGDHSVTATFSGRAGVTGSTTSAIVNVAEAPAGNVDSTTALTIDGAPTVGVEQTITAQVNPSDAGGTVTFKVGDSVLGDRPVGPNGIATIQWTPERNGEHSITAEYSGAGNVNASTDQEIVNVGGADPGDGGNGSSGSIGNIFGS, encoded by the coding sequence GTGTTTGACAAGAACATTCGCCGTGTGATCGGCGGCATCAGTGCGGTGGCGGTGACTGCGGGACTCGCGGTGACGGTCGGTGCCGGAACCGCGAGCGCGGCTTCCGAAACGATCACCTGGACCAATTCCAACACCAAGTTCACCCGAACGATCAGCGATGTAAACCCCAGCGAAGGCGACATCATCACCTCGAAGACGAAGCTCGAGCGGAGCGCTGCGCTCGAGTACATCTATCGGGTCTGGGACTACCACCCGCCATGCCTGACTGTCGAGTCGGCGAAGGTGGACGGAAAGTCTCAGAAACTCGAAAGCTGGGGTGATGATTGGGCAAAGGTCGAGGGTAGCTGGGTTGTGCAGCCGCTCATCGGTACGAAGTCTCGCACGTTCGAATTCTCGTACCGGGTCGGCGCGGACTGTGACCGCAATACGCTCCTCACGACGGGGGTCAAGTACGAGGGCTCGCTGATCCACCGCGATCAGATATTCAAGGACAAGGGCCCGCACATCAACGTCCGAATGAACTCCACCAGTACCGATCTCGCCGCGCCGACCGATATGCAGCTTGGAGAGTCGACGCTGCTGGCAGCGACCGTGACCGGCGGTGCCCAGGGCGACAGCGTGGAATTCTACGACGGCAACGCCAAGATCGGGGCCGCTCAGCTGGGCAGTGATCTCGTGGCGACAATCAACTGGACGGCCTCCACCACCGGCAACCACAGCTTGTCCGCGAGATTCTTGGCAACCTCGAAGGCTGAGGGCTCACAATCGCCCGTGAAGAACGTCAGCGTCTCGCAGACCGATATCGTGTCGACGACCGGCCTTGCTCCCGTAGTCGGTGCGCAGGTAGGCCAATCCACCGTCCTGCGAGCAACGGTCTCGCCGACCGGCCCCGGCGGCACGGTCGAGTTCAAGGACGGCGGCACGACGCTGGGCAACGTACCCGTCGATGACAACGGTGCTGCCACGTACACGTGGGTGCCTTCCACCTCAGGCGACCACTCCGTCACCGCAACGTTCTCCGGACGCGCGGGTGTCACCGGGTCGACCACCTCCGCCATCGTCAATGTGGCTGAGGCGCCTGCCGGCAACGTCGACTCGACAACGGCCCTCACCATTGACGGCGCCCCCACAGTCGGTGTCGAGCAGACCATCACGGCGCAGGTAAACCCCAGTGATGCCGGTGGCACCGTCACTTTCAAGGTGGGTGACTCCGTTCTCGGCGACAGGCCAGTCGGCCCGAACGGTATCGCAACCATCCAGTGGACTCCCGAGCGCAATGGGGAGCACAGCATCACCGCCGAGTACTCCGGCGCAGGCAACGTGAACGCGTCCACGGACCAGGAAATCGTGAATGTCGGAGGCGCCGACCCTGGTGACGGCGGAAATGGCAGCAGCGGCAGCATTGGGAACATCTTCGGTTCCTGA
- a CDS encoding Ig-like domain-containing protein, whose product MLDRNIRRVVGGLSAVAVAAGFAVTVGAGTATAASGSKIWNDGNTKFTRTISNVDPREGETITVETKFYKEFGGVAEYIYEVKDWHPSCLTVESAKVNGKSYSIAGKGDDWARVDGNLTKWPIQPILNPRSQKFEFTYRVGADCDRNVGLQTGLSYDSSLGGGSYKTKGPSINVRMNQTTTTLDAPTSAQVGQSVLLNATVTGGAQGNDVEFYDGGAKIATVPLNSDGVATFNWTPSTTGNHSLSAQFLATSKAEGSHSQATNVSVTQTDTESSTILAPVTGAQVGQPTTLRATVTPGGAGGTVEFKDGGATLANVPVDDNGVATYTWVPSIAGDHNITASFSGRAGVLGSTTSANVNVAAAPVDNVDSTTVLTIDDDPTVGVAQTIIARVTPGDAGGTVTFKEGDIVIGTSSVDANGVATATWTPSRDGQRSITAEYSGAGNVNASVDQQSVIVGGVPGGGDGDGDGGGDGDGGNDGGGSSGNTFGS is encoded by the coding sequence ATGCTTGACAGGAACATTCGCCGCGTGGTCGGCGGCCTCAGTGCCGTTGCGGTGGCCGCGGGGTTCGCGGTGACGGTCGGTGCCGGCACCGCGACTGCGGCTTCCGGCTCGAAGATCTGGAACGACGGCAACACCAAGTTCACCCGGACGATCAGCAATGTCGATCCCCGCGAGGGCGAGACCATCACCGTGGAGACCAAGTTCTACAAGGAATTCGGTGGTGTGGCGGAGTACATCTACGAGGTCAAGGACTGGCACCCGTCGTGCCTGACGGTCGAGTCGGCCAAGGTCAACGGCAAGAGCTACAGCATTGCCGGCAAGGGTGATGATTGGGCCAGGGTCGACGGCAACCTCACCAAGTGGCCGATCCAGCCGATCCTCAACCCACGGTCGCAGAAGTTCGAGTTCACGTACCGGGTCGGCGCGGACTGTGACCGCAATGTCGGGCTGCAGACGGGCCTGAGCTACGACAGCTCCCTCGGCGGTGGCTCGTACAAGACCAAGGGCCCCAGCATCAACGTCCGGATGAACCAGACCACCACCACTCTGGACGCGCCGACGAGTGCCCAGGTCGGACAGTCGGTGTTGCTGAACGCAACCGTGACCGGTGGCGCCCAGGGCAACGATGTCGAGTTCTACGACGGCGGTGCCAAGATCGCGACCGTCCCGCTCAACAGCGACGGCGTGGCGACCTTCAACTGGACGCCCTCCACCACCGGCAACCACAGCTTGTCCGCGCAGTTCCTCGCCACCTCGAAGGCCGAGGGCTCGCATTCGCAGGCGACGAACGTGAGCGTCACGCAGACCGACACCGAGTCGTCGACCATCCTCGCACCGGTCACCGGCGCACAGGTCGGTCAGCCCACCACCCTGAGGGCAACGGTCACGCCCGGCGGTGCCGGCGGCACGGTCGAGTTCAAGGACGGCGGCGCGACGTTGGCCAACGTCCCGGTCGACGACAATGGCGTCGCCACCTACACGTGGGTGCCCTCCATCGCGGGCGACCACAACATCACCGCGTCGTTCTCCGGGCGCGCGGGCGTGCTGGGATCGACCACCTCCGCCAACGTGAACGTGGCGGCGGCACCGGTCGACAACGTCGACTCGACAACGGTCCTCACCATCGACGATGACCCGACAGTCGGTGTGGCGCAGACCATCATCGCCCGAGTGACCCCCGGGGACGCCGGCGGCACCGTCACCTTCAAGGAAGGCGACATCGTCATCGGAACCTCGTCGGTCGATGCCAACGGTGTGGCCACCGCCACGTGGACACCCTCTCGTGACGGCCAGCGCAGCATCACTGCCGAGTACTCCGGTGCGGGCAACGTGAACGCGTCCGTCGACCAGCAGTCCGTGATCGTCGGAGGCGTCCCCGGTGGCGGCGACGGCGATGGCGACGGCGGCGGCGACGGTGACGGCGGAAACGACGGCGGAGGCAGCTCGGGAAACACCTTCGGTTCCTGA